A genomic region of Nostoc sp. UHCC 0702 contains the following coding sequences:
- a CDS encoding phosphorylase, translated as MAQGKILLKPDSLWTSVKQRTKQALECKALLSIPTEFEFVEQDGVNFLVRILSNLVRKDAAKKQQQKQTTIADKEFNPFLPYEEDLFVADISNTHVCILNKFNVVDYHLLLITRAFEEQESLLTVEDFAALWACLAEFDGLAFYNGGKIAGASQRHKHLQIVPLPLLPSGWQIPIEPLLASAKFQDSIATIPGLPFLHAFVKLDSDWLRSPLTAAEALLERYHSLLGAVGLDPVDGDRQSGAYNLLATREWMLIVPRSHEHFQSISVNSLGFAGALLVRNEQEMQLLKNQGPMNILKSVAVPI; from the coding sequence ATGGCTCAGGGAAAAATATTACTTAAACCTGATAGTTTATGGACAAGTGTTAAACAACGAACGAAGCAAGCTTTGGAATGCAAAGCACTCTTATCTATACCTACAGAGTTTGAATTTGTAGAGCAAGATGGGGTTAACTTTTTAGTGAGAATTTTATCCAACCTGGTTCGCAAGGATGCAGCTAAAAAGCAACAACAGAAACAAACTACCATTGCCGATAAGGAGTTTAATCCCTTCCTTCCCTATGAGGAGGATTTGTTTGTAGCAGATATTTCAAATACTCATGTATGTATTTTGAATAAATTTAACGTTGTTGATTATCATCTGCTGCTCATTACCCGTGCTTTTGAAGAACAGGAAAGCTTGCTGACAGTCGAAGACTTTGCAGCTTTATGGGCATGTCTGGCTGAATTTGACGGTTTAGCATTTTACAACGGCGGCAAAATCGCAGGCGCTAGCCAGCGACACAAACACTTGCAAATAGTGCCATTACCACTTTTACCTTCAGGGTGGCAAATACCCATTGAACCGCTGCTGGCTTCAGCAAAATTCCAGGACTCCATTGCAACCATACCAGGATTGCCTTTCTTACACGCTTTTGTCAAACTAGACTCTGATTGGTTGCGATCGCCTTTAACAGCAGCAGAAGCATTGCTAGAGCGTTATCACAGCTTATTGGGTGCAGTAGGTTTAGACCCAGTTGATGGTGACAGACAGTCTGGTGCTTACAACTTATTAGCAACACGAGAATGGATGTTAATCGTACCGCGATCGCACGAGCATTTTCAATCTATCTCTGTTAACTCATTGGGATTTGCAGGTGCTTTATTGGTGCGAAATGAGCAAGAAATGCAGCTTCTGAAAAACCAAGGCCCAATGAACATCTTGAAGAGTGTCGCAGTACCAATTTAA
- a CDS encoding TIGR02646 family protein, giving the protein MKYINKSEEPESFTAWKKLANDDWEPSWNDFRKPQKTDVHNSLLQEQGFICCYCGRRINSDNSHIEHLKPRKTYNNLALEYTNLLASCQRERERKEPLHCGSKKDEWYDKYLMVSPLNINCAEFFRYTEDGQILSTEALDIKNAADTTIDKLGLNIDKLKRMRSDAIEAILEDFEDLTDDERQKLLQAFSQPDENGQNEEFCAAITYILKSYF; this is encoded by the coding sequence GTGAAATATATCAATAAAAGTGAGGAGCCAGAAAGCTTTACCGCTTGGAAAAAATTAGCAAATGACGACTGGGAACCAAGCTGGAATGATTTCAGAAAACCACAGAAAACTGATGTACATAATTCTTTGTTGCAAGAGCAAGGTTTTATCTGTTGCTACTGTGGAAGGCGTATTAACAGCGACAACAGCCATATCGAACATCTCAAACCCAGGAAAACTTATAATAACTTAGCGCTGGAGTATACAAATCTACTAGCTTCATGTCAAAGAGAAAGAGAACGTAAAGAACCTCTACACTGTGGAAGTAAGAAAGATGAATGGTACGACAAATATCTCATGGTTTCGCCTCTTAATATTAACTGTGCTGAATTCTTTAGATATACAGAAGACGGACAGATTCTATCAACAGAAGCTCTAGATATAAAGAATGCGGCCGATACAACAATTGATAAGCTTGGTCTAAATATTGATAAACTCAAGAGAATGCGTAGTGATGCTATAGAAGCTATATTAGAAGATTTTGAGGATCTTACAGATGATGAACGGCAAAAGCTACTTCAAGCTTTCTCTCAACCAGATGAAAATGGGCAAAATGAAGAATTTTGTGCTGCAATTACGTATATTCTTAAAAGTTATTTTTAA
- a CDS encoding AAA family ATPase — protein MKVKRLTMQSFRGIGDLTLEFDENEPTVLIGINGVGKSSILDCIAILLTKMIRQIAYGKPIKYNGIDLTSLFYSRSSSNRKNEFQKSTPGEPDIEERLLNEDDITNGFNATYNEIQIFIQSSQVSWLITKVREENNEQTNTKNADLVKAAQDIYSQWKANPKFNLPLAVYYPVNRSVIGIDFQITETHLFKQIDSYDQALNGVKISFHRFFQWFRTLEDLENEERRDNPEFKNQQLEAVREAIYSLIPAFSNLRVRRSPLRMNVTKDGEELIINQLSDGEKCLLAMVGDLARRLAIANPSLPDPLQGNGVVLIDEIELHLHPKWQREIIPALTRTFPNCQFIVTTHSPQVISHVKPEGIYILEKTDEGVIAKRPESSYGRDSNRILEDLMDVPARPQEIKDSLHELFRLIDEGNLDDARLLAQQIAEIIGEDEGELVKARVSIRRKEILKR, from the coding sequence ATGAAAGTCAAGCGCCTCACAATGCAATCCTTCCGTGGAATCGGCGATTTGACGCTGGAGTTCGATGAAAACGAGCCAACAGTACTTATTGGTATTAATGGTGTAGGTAAATCAAGCATTCTTGATTGTATTGCTATTCTTTTGACAAAAATGATAAGACAAATTGCATATGGTAAGCCTATAAAATACAATGGAATAGATTTAACTAGTCTATTCTATTCTCGTTCTAGTTCTAATAGGAAAAATGAATTTCAGAAATCTACTCCTGGAGAGCCGGATATAGAGGAGCGTTTATTGAATGAAGATGATATTACAAATGGATTTAACGCGACATATAACGAAATTCAGATTTTTATACAATCAAGCCAAGTAAGTTGGTTGATTACAAAAGTTAGGGAAGAAAACAACGAACAGACAAACACGAAAAATGCAGATTTAGTCAAAGCTGCTCAAGATATTTATAGTCAGTGGAAAGCAAATCCTAAGTTTAACTTGCCTTTAGCAGTTTATTATCCTGTTAATCGTTCAGTTATTGGTATAGACTTTCAGATTACAGAAACGCATTTGTTTAAACAGATAGATAGTTACGATCAAGCACTAAATGGGGTAAAAATCAGTTTCCACAGATTCTTTCAATGGTTTAGAACTTTAGAAGATTTAGAAAATGAAGAAAGGCGGGATAATCCGGAATTTAAAAATCAGCAATTAGAAGCAGTGAGAGAAGCTATCTATTCACTAATTCCAGCTTTTTCTAACTTACGGGTACGCCGTTCACCCCTGCGAATGAATGTAACAAAAGATGGTGAAGAACTCATTATCAATCAACTATCTGATGGAGAAAAATGCTTGCTGGCAATGGTGGGAGATTTAGCCAGACGTTTAGCGATCGCTAACCCAAGTTTACCAGATCCATTACAAGGTAATGGCGTTGTTTTAATTGATGAAATTGAATTACATCTACATCCAAAATGGCAACGAGAAATTATTCCGGCTTTGACAAGAACATTCCCTAATTGCCAATTTATCGTTACGACTCATTCGCCTCAAGTAATTAGTCATGTCAAACCAGAAGGAATCTACATTTTAGAAAAGACAGATGAAGGTGTTATCGCCAAACGTCCAGAAAGTTCTTATGGTAGAGACAGTAATCGTATTTTAGAAGACTTAATGGATGTTCCAGCACGTCCACAAGAAATTAAAGACAGTTTACATGAATTGTTTAGATTGATTGATGAGGGTAATCTAGATGATGCTAGATTATTAGCTCAACAGATTGCCGAAATCATTGGAGAAGATGAGGGAGAATTAGTCAAAGCCCGTGTATCTATTCGACGCAAAGAGATTTTGAAGCGGTGA
- a CDS encoding antibiotic biosynthesis monooxygenase, which yields MILEAVMLNIKPGLESDFESVFKKASSIISSSPGYLSHELHRCIEVQGKYLLLVRWETLASHTIGFRGSPEYQDWKKLLHHFYEPFPTVEHFQEVEI from the coding sequence ATGATTCTTGAGGCAGTGATGCTTAATATCAAACCTGGTTTAGAATCTGATTTTGAATCTGTTTTTAAAAAAGCTTCTAGTATTATTTCGTCAAGTCCTGGATATTTATCCCATGAACTTCATAGATGTATAGAAGTCCAAGGAAAATATTTATTACTTGTCAGGTGGGAAACTTTAGCATCTCATACTATTGGTTTTAGAGGTTCTCCTGAGTATCAAGACTGGAAAAAGCTTTTGCATCATTTTTATGAACCATTTCCCACTGTTGAACATTTCCAAGAGGTGGAAATATAA
- a CDS encoding PEP-CTERM sorting domain-containing protein produces the protein MTNSIFNKLAVATVGSVVIFAVGETMPAQAANLNYSFSNASQTLTGTFSFDEAAAADQQVTVSEGLKIFANFNGQSYTEADDSLAVVFTDFLGNIPNGQGLGLQFEIPDVFTVYTDTFINPNDATDAGVQSVTYTSIPESSSILGLSVLGLGLLLAKKTLTQLTDN, from the coding sequence ATGACTAACTCCATCTTCAACAAATTAGCAGTTGCAACGGTGGGAAGCGTTGTGATTTTTGCAGTAGGGGAAACTATGCCTGCACAAGCTGCAAACTTGAATTACAGTTTCTCTAACGCTAGTCAAACACTCACAGGTACTTTTTCGTTCGACGAGGCGGCCGCAGCAGACCAACAAGTAACGGTTTCAGAAGGCTTAAAGATTTTTGCTAACTTCAATGGTCAGTCTTATACTGAAGCTGATGATTCGTTAGCGGTGGTGTTTACCGACTTTTTGGGAAATATTCCCAATGGGCAGGGATTAGGATTGCAATTTGAGATACCCGATGTGTTCACAGTCTACACTGATACTTTTATCAATCCCAATGATGCAACTGATGCGGGTGTTCAGTCTGTCACTTACACTAGTATTCCAGAATCAAGTTCTATTTTGGGGTTGTCTGTATTAGGGCTGGGTCTTTTGTTAGCGAAAAAAACACTAACGCAGTTGACTGATAACTGA
- the pcrA gene encoding DNA helicase PcrA, with translation MTTSIDFLSHLNPSQRQAVEHYCGPLLVVAGAGSGKTRALTYRIANLILKHRVDPENILAVTFTNKAAREMKERIQKLFAEQLAMKEHGKRFDLLPEYEQIKLRSQVYKTTIKDLWCGTFHSLLSRILRFDIEKYQDEKGRRWNRNFSIFDESDVQSLIKEIVTKDLNLDNKKFEPRSVRYAISNAKNQGFSPQEFEREQPNYRGRVIADVYSRYQDKLAENNGLDFDDLILIPTKLFQQNEHVLGYWHRKFHHILVDEYQDTNRTQYDLIRLLVTNGEERKSEWDWQNRSVFVVGDADQSIYSFRMADFTILLEFQNDFGDDLPDEDTRTMVKLEENYRSCENILQAANELIENNTQRIDKILKPTRGAGEQIYCHKADNELEEADFIIRQIRTLEHQNPELNWGSFAILYRTNAQSRPFEELLVKNQIPYTVVGGIKFYDRKEIKDVLAYLRAIANPADTLSLLRVINTPRRGIGKATIENLVNASQQLGTTLWEILSDETSVNTLAGRSAKGVNGFAEMIRKYQEQIATVPVSELLMGLLEDSGYVQDLQNQGTDESEDRIQNVQELYNATLQFQEENEDVSLTAFLQSAALSSDLDNLKEGQTAVSLMTLHASKGLEFPVVFLVGLEQGLFPGYRSLSDPAALEEERRLCYVGITRAQERLYLSHARERRLYGSREPAVRSQFLDELPVELLANQSKVRQAYTKSAASNGKGNTTQNWQVGDRVLHKSFGLGEITHVFGSDNKISVAIKFAGLGQKIVDPQVAQLQKV, from the coding sequence ATGACCACAAGCATTGACTTCCTGAGTCACCTTAACCCCAGCCAACGTCAAGCCGTGGAACATTACTGCGGCCCTTTATTAGTTGTTGCTGGCGCAGGTTCCGGTAAAACACGAGCATTAACTTATCGTATTGCTAACCTGATTCTCAAACACCGTGTTGACCCAGAAAATATCCTAGCGGTTACGTTCACCAACAAAGCTGCGCGGGAGATGAAAGAACGGATTCAAAAGCTGTTTGCAGAACAATTGGCAATGAAAGAACACGGTAAGCGTTTTGATTTGTTACCAGAATATGAACAAATCAAATTGCGATCGCAAGTTTACAAAACTACCATCAAAGACTTGTGGTGTGGCACTTTCCACAGTTTACTTTCTCGGATTCTCCGCTTTGATATCGAAAAATATCAAGACGAAAAAGGTCGCCGTTGGAATCGAAATTTTTCTATTTTTGATGAGTCTGATGTTCAAAGCTTAATCAAAGAAATTGTAACTAAAGATTTAAACTTAGACAATAAAAAATTTGAACCTCGTTCTGTCCGCTACGCTATTAGTAACGCTAAAAACCAAGGTTTTTCACCCCAAGAATTTGAACGTGAGCAACCTAACTATCGCGGACGGGTAATTGCTGATGTTTATAGTCGCTATCAAGATAAACTCGCAGAAAATAACGGACTCGACTTTGATGATTTAATTTTAATACCAACTAAATTATTTCAACAAAACGAACATGTATTAGGTTATTGGCATCGCAAATTTCATCATATTCTTGTAGATGAATATCAAGATACTAACCGCACTCAATACGACCTCATCCGTTTGTTGGTGACTAACGGTGAAGAAAGAAAGAGTGAATGGGATTGGCAGAATCGCTCAGTTTTTGTCGTGGGTGACGCGGATCAGTCAATTTACAGCTTTAGAATGGCAGACTTTACCATTTTGTTGGAATTTCAAAACGATTTTGGTGACGATTTGCCAGATGAAGATACCCGCACAATGGTAAAGCTTGAGGAGAACTATCGTTCTTGCGAAAATATTTTGCAAGCTGCTAACGAACTGATTGAAAATAATACTCAACGGATTGATAAAATCCTCAAACCCACAAGGGGGGCGGGAGAACAAATTTATTGTCATAAAGCGGATAATGAACTAGAAGAAGCCGACTTTATAATTCGTCAGATTCGCACTTTAGAACATCAAAATCCAGAGTTGAATTGGGGTAGTTTTGCCATACTTTATCGTACCAACGCCCAATCTCGTCCTTTTGAAGAATTGTTGGTGAAGAATCAAATACCCTATACGGTTGTGGGGGGAATTAAGTTTTATGACCGCAAAGAAATTAAAGATGTCCTAGCTTATTTAAGAGCGATCGCTAACCCAGCTGATACACTCAGTTTATTGCGAGTTATCAATACACCCAGGCGCGGTATTGGTAAAGCAACTATTGAGAACTTGGTAAATGCATCCCAACAATTAGGTACAACACTTTGGGAAATCCTCAGCGATGAAACATCAGTTAATACATTAGCTGGGCGTTCTGCAAAAGGTGTGAATGGTTTTGCTGAAATGATTCGCAAATATCAAGAACAAATCGCAACTGTTCCAGTTTCGGAATTGTTAATGGGACTTTTAGAAGATTCTGGTTATGTCCAAGATTTGCAAAATCAAGGTACAGATGAATCTGAAGACCGGATACAAAACGTCCAGGAACTTTACAACGCTACACTGCAATTTCAAGAAGAAAATGAAGATGTTTCTTTAACAGCCTTTTTGCAAAGTGCTGCTTTAAGTTCCGATTTGGATAACTTGAAAGAAGGACAAACAGCCGTTTCTTTAATGACATTGCACGCCTCTAAAGGTCTGGAATTCCCCGTAGTATTTTTGGTGGGTTTAGAACAGGGATTATTTCCCGGCTACCGTTCGCTGAGTGACCCAGCCGCTTTAGAAGAAGAACGCCGCCTGTGTTACGTGGGAATTACTCGCGCCCAAGAAAGGTTATATTTATCACACGCCCGCGAACGTCGCTTGTATGGATCTCGTGAACCAGCAGTGCGATCGCAATTTCTCGACGAATTACCAGTAGAATTATTAGCTAATCAAAGCAAAGTTCGTCAAGCTTACACCAAAAGCGCTGCAAGTAATGGTAAGGGAAATACAACACAGAACTGGCAAGTAGGCGACAGAGTATTACACAAAAGTTTTGGACTTGGTGAAATCACTCACGTTTTTGGTTCTGATAATAAGATTTCTGTGGCGATTAAATTCGCTGGACTGGGGCAAAAAATTGTTGACCCCCAGGTAGCACAGTTGCAAAAAGTATAA
- a CDS encoding metallophosphoesterase, translated as MNLKRRQFLFLGSLSAIGAGILGWTLTRQNTQSADLADSAIAANPPKKDLLLRFVSVADTGTGAKGQYAVAEAMNFYHKKNPYDLVVLAGDNIYNNGEIEKINAVFERPYQPLLKQGVKFQACLGNHDIRTANGDPQVRYAGFNMKGRYYTFRRNQVQFFALDTNSNADWKKQLVWLEKELTRSQVPWKVVFGHHPIYASGVYGSNPEFIKTFTPLFQKYGVQLYINGHEHHYERTRSINGTTYLITGSGAGTRPVGRSEWTEYSAEKLAFAVYEVYSDRIEVQAIATDNSVFDKGVIQLKSA; from the coding sequence ATGAATCTTAAACGCCGTCAATTTTTATTTTTAGGTAGCCTCAGCGCTATTGGTGCAGGAATTTTAGGCTGGACGTTAACCCGTCAAAATACTCAAAGTGCTGATCTGGCTGATTCAGCCATAGCCGCCAACCCACCCAAAAAAGACTTACTGTTACGTTTTGTATCTGTCGCCGATACAGGCACAGGGGCGAAAGGACAGTATGCTGTGGCTGAGGCGATGAATTTTTACCACAAGAAAAATCCCTATGATTTAGTAGTTTTAGCTGGAGATAACATTTACAACAACGGCGAAATTGAAAAAATTAATGCTGTTTTTGAGCGTCCCTATCAACCTTTGCTTAAGCAAGGTGTGAAATTTCAAGCTTGTTTAGGTAATCATGATATTCGTACAGCCAACGGCGATCCACAAGTCCGTTATGCTGGCTTTAATATGAAGGGACGTTACTATACATTTCGTCGCAATCAAGTGCAATTTTTTGCTTTAGATACTAATAGTAATGCTGATTGGAAAAAGCAGCTAGTTTGGTTAGAAAAAGAATTAACTCGTAGTCAAGTTCCTTGGAAAGTGGTGTTTGGACATCATCCAATTTATGCATCTGGAGTTTATGGAAGTAATCCAGAGTTTATTAAAACTTTTACTCCTTTGTTTCAAAAATATGGTGTTCAACTATATATAAATGGTCATGAACATCATTATGAGCGCACTCGTTCTATTAATGGCACGACTTATTTAATTACTGGTAGTGGTGCAGGGACTCGTCCTGTAGGGCGTTCAGAATGGACAGAGTATTCTGCTGAAAAGTTGGCTTTTGCAGTGTATGAGGTGTATTCAGATAGAATAGAAGTTCAGGCGATCGCTACTGATAACAGCGTGTTTGATAAGGGTGTCATTCAATTAAAATCAGCTTAA